A genomic region of Pseudomonas migulae contains the following coding sequences:
- a CDS encoding NAD(P)/FAD-dependent oxidoreductase — MPSVISTDVLIVGAGVAGLWLNARLRRQGFSTVLVESATLGGGQSVKSQGIIHGGAKYALHGALTGASEAIADMPRRWREALAGDGELDLSGVRLLSEAHYLWSPGTIAGNLTSFFASKAVRGRVDQVKGDQLPPALQDKRFKGKVYRLAELVIDVPSLIQRLADLAGDGLLAGQNIEPLLDGGILVGLKVDGREIRAQRIVLSAGGGTAALLEALGLSQPAMQRRPLHMIIAKGPSLKPLYAHCLGGGTKPRITVTTHPAADGQWVWYLGGDIAEAEGVAREPAEQIATAQKELGQLLPWIDLSTVQWATLRVDRAEPLQSGLTRPDNAFLAEEGRLLVGWPTKLALAPDFADRVINALQRDGIQPGHPAPLPELPKPPMGVPAWEQLLP; from the coding sequence ATGCCATCCGTTATTTCCACCGACGTTCTGATTGTCGGCGCTGGTGTCGCCGGCCTCTGGCTGAATGCGCGCCTGCGCCGCCAGGGTTTTTCGACCGTGCTGGTGGAAAGCGCCACGCTCGGTGGCGGGCAGAGTGTGAAATCCCAGGGGATCATCCATGGCGGCGCCAAGTACGCGCTGCATGGCGCCCTGACCGGCGCTTCGGAAGCCATCGCCGACATGCCGCGGCGCTGGCGTGAAGCCCTGGCCGGCGACGGCGAGCTGGACCTGTCCGGCGTGCGCCTGTTGTCCGAAGCCCACTACCTCTGGTCGCCCGGCACGATCGCCGGCAACCTCACCAGTTTCTTCGCCAGCAAAGCCGTGCGTGGCCGCGTCGACCAGGTCAAGGGCGATCAATTACCGCCGGCCCTGCAAGACAAGCGCTTCAAGGGCAAGGTCTATCGCCTGGCGGAACTGGTGATCGACGTGCCGAGCCTGATCCAGCGCCTGGCCGATCTGGCGGGTGATGGCCTGCTCGCCGGTCAGAACATCGAACCGCTGCTCGACGGTGGCATTCTGGTGGGCCTGAAGGTCGACGGGCGCGAGATCCGCGCCCAGCGCATCGTCTTGAGCGCCGGCGGCGGCACGGCGGCGCTGCTTGAAGCGCTGGGCCTGAGCCAGCCTGCGATGCAACGCCGACCGCTGCACATGATCATCGCCAAGGGCCCGAGCCTCAAACCGCTGTACGCCCACTGCCTGGGCGGCGGCACCAAACCGCGCATCACCGTCACCACGCACCCGGCCGCCGATGGCCAATGGGTCTGGTACCTGGGTGGCGACATCGCCGAAGCCGAAGGGGTTGCCCGCGAACCCGCCGAGCAGATTGCCACCGCGCAGAAAGAACTCGGTCAGTTGCTGCCATGGATCGACCTGAGCACCGTGCAATGGGCGACTTTGCGCGTGGACCGCGCAGAGCCGCTGCAATCGGGCCTGACTCGTCCGGATAATGCCTTCCTTGCCGAAGAAGGCCGTTTGCTGGTCGGCTGGCCCACCAAACTGGCGCTGGCGCCGGACTTTGCCGACCGCGTGATCAATGCCCTGCAACGTGACGGCATCCAGCCGGGCCACCCGGCGCCATTGCCCGAATTGCCAAAACCGCCCATGGGCGTCCCGGCCTGGGAGCAACTGCTGCCATGA
- a CDS encoding DMT family transporter: protein MTAYYYLAIAICAEVIATVSMKAVKGFSTPLPLILVIVGYGIAFWMLTLVVRSVPVGVAYAVWAGMGIVMVSVAALFIYGQKLDVPAMLGMALIVLGVVVIQLFSKTAGH, encoded by the coding sequence ATGACCGCTTACTACTACCTGGCCATTGCCATCTGCGCCGAAGTGATCGCGACTGTTTCGATGAAAGCGGTCAAAGGCTTCAGCACGCCGCTGCCGCTGATTCTGGTGATCGTCGGCTACGGCATCGCCTTCTGGATGCTCACACTGGTAGTGCGCAGCGTGCCGGTGGGTGTGGCTTACGCGGTGTGGGCTGGCATGGGGATCGTAATGGTCAGCGTTGCCGCGCTGTTTATTTACGGGCAGAAGCTGGATGTGCCGGCGATGCTGGGGATGGCGCTGATTGTGCTGGGGGTTGTAGTGATCCAGCTTTTCTCGAAAACCGCCGGGCACTGA
- a CDS encoding LysR family transcriptional regulator: protein MNMQWNLEQLRLFVSVAEQRSFSAVARDQRKAQSAVSSSIALLEEDLGVSLFDRSSGRQPKLTEAGNALLEEAREVLRQCERLNGRALAMMRGQEARLRVAQDEAMPYQPIIESFEALAEQFPSLEVQLTSAAQGDVARKLVERRADLGLLFYHDQIPEALERRVLGSVEMVTVCGVGHPLATKAAVNCQELAQHRQLLMSTQSSVYPGSEPASPQVWRADSFYVMAEWLIRGLGWAWLPRHVVQYPAYQGQMIELVSEWTPPALVVELVWRRDEPLGPAARWLAERFAVHLQAIGEKSR from the coding sequence ATGAACATGCAATGGAATCTGGAACAGCTGCGCTTGTTTGTCAGTGTCGCGGAGCAGCGCTCGTTTTCCGCCGTCGCACGGGATCAGCGCAAGGCGCAGTCGGCGGTCAGCAGCTCGATTGCGTTGCTGGAGGAGGACTTGGGTGTGAGCCTGTTCGACCGCAGCAGCGGCCGTCAGCCGAAACTCACCGAGGCGGGTAACGCCTTGCTGGAGGAGGCGCGGGAGGTGCTGCGCCAGTGCGAGCGCCTCAACGGCCGGGCGCTGGCGATGATGCGCGGGCAAGAGGCTCGACTGCGTGTGGCTCAGGATGAGGCGATGCCCTACCAGCCGATCATCGAAAGTTTCGAAGCGCTTGCCGAGCAATTCCCCAGCCTCGAAGTGCAATTGACCAGCGCGGCCCAGGGTGATGTGGCGCGCAAACTGGTGGAGCGTCGGGCCGATCTGGGTTTGCTGTTTTATCACGATCAGATTCCCGAAGCGCTTGAGCGGCGCGTGCTGGGCAGCGTTGAAATGGTCACTGTCTGTGGCGTCGGGCATCCGTTGGCGACGAAGGCGGCGGTGAACTGTCAGGAACTGGCGCAGCATCGACAGCTGCTGATGTCCACGCAGTCCAGCGTCTACCCTGGCAGCGAGCCGGCCAGCCCGCAGGTCTGGCGGGCCGACAGTTTCTATGTGATGGCCGAATGGCTAATCCGCGGTCTCGGCTGGGCCTGGCTGCCACGGCACGTGGTGCAGTACCCGGCGTATCAGGGGCAGATGATCGAACTGGTCAGCGAATGGACGCCACCGGCGCTAGTAGTGGAATTGGTGTGGCGCCGCGACGAGCCCCTTGGCCCGGCCGCCCGTTGGCTCGCGGAACGTTTTGCCGTGCACTTGCAGGCGATCGGCGAGAAAAGCCGATAA
- the waaA gene encoding lipid IV(A) 3-deoxy-D-manno-octulosonic acid transferase, whose product MNRTLYTALFYLGLPLVAIRLWLRSRKAPAYAKRIGERFSFGLPVMKPGGIWVHAVSVGESIAAAPMIRALLQRYPALPITVTCMTPTGSERIQALFANEPRIQHCYLPYDLPCAAARFLDRVQPTLAVIMETELWPNHIHQCAKRGIPVALANARLSERSAKGYGRFGKLTQPMLAEMSLFAVQTEAEAQRFRDLGARAETVEVTGSIKFDLTIDPQLLQRAAELRGQWQAQERPVWIAASTHDGEDEVVLAAHRQLLAGHPDALLILVPRHPERFNSVFDLCKQQGFATVRRSTGEPVTAGTSVLFGDTMGELLFLYALADSAFVGGSLVPNGGHNLLEPAALAKPVLSGPHLFNFLEIAAQLRSAGALQEVEDAEGLALAVQRLFELPRDAQRMAEAGLKVMRSNQGALQRLLDGLGRLIDR is encoded by the coding sequence ATGAATAGAACTCTCTACACCGCACTGTTTTACCTCGGACTGCCACTGGTAGCGATCAGGCTATGGCTGCGCTCGCGCAAGGCGCCGGCGTATGCCAAACGCATCGGCGAGCGTTTCTCCTTCGGGCTGCCGGTGATGAAGCCGGGCGGCATCTGGGTGCACGCGGTGTCCGTGGGCGAAAGCATTGCGGCAGCGCCGATGATTCGCGCGTTGCTGCAACGCTATCCGGCGCTGCCGATCACCGTGACTTGCATGACCCCGACCGGGTCCGAACGCATCCAGGCCTTGTTCGCCAACGAGCCGCGCATCCAGCACTGTTATCTGCCTTATGACTTGCCGTGCGCAGCAGCGCGGTTTCTTGATCGGGTCCAGCCGACACTGGCGGTGATCATGGAAACCGAACTCTGGCCCAACCATATCCACCAATGCGCCAAACGCGGGATTCCCGTGGCACTGGCCAACGCGCGACTGTCCGAACGTTCGGCCAAAGGCTATGGCCGTTTCGGCAAGCTGACCCAGCCGATGCTCGCCGAGATGAGTCTGTTCGCGGTGCAGACCGAAGCCGAGGCCCAGCGCTTCCGTGATTTGGGCGCCCGTGCAGAAACCGTTGAGGTGACCGGTTCGATCAAGTTCGACCTGACCATCGACCCGCAACTGCTCCAGCGTGCCGCCGAGTTGCGCGGGCAATGGCAGGCTCAGGAGCGTCCGGTGTGGATCGCCGCCAGTACGCACGACGGTGAAGATGAAGTGGTGTTGGCGGCGCACCGTCAGTTGCTCGCCGGTCATCCCGATGCGTTGCTGATTCTGGTGCCGCGTCATCCGGAGCGTTTCAATTCGGTGTTCGACCTGTGCAAGCAACAGGGCTTCGCCACGGTCCGTCGTTCCACCGGCGAGCCGGTGACCGCCGGGACTTCGGTGTTGTTCGGCGACACCATGGGCGAGCTGCTGTTTCTGTACGCCCTGGCCGACAGCGCTTTTGTCGGCGGCAGCCTGGTGCCGAACGGTGGCCATAACCTGCTGGAACCTGCAGCGCTGGCAAAACCGGTGCTGAGTGGGCCGCACCTGTTCAACTTTCTGGAAATCGCCGCGCAATTGCGCAGTGCCGGAGCGTTGCAGGAAGTGGAGGACGCCGAAGGTCTGGCGCTGGCGGTACAGCGACTGTTCGAATTACCGCGCGATGCACAGCGGATGGCGGAGGCGGGGTTGAAGGTGATGCGCAGCAATCAGGGGGCGTTGCAGCGGTTGCTGGATGGGTTGGGGCGGTTGATCGACCGGTAA
- a CDS encoding TolC family outer membrane protein: MLRKLSLALAVSCASNGMAWAAEAPLSTKTDLVSVYQEAVDNNADLAAARAQYGAQKEVVPQARAGLLPNISGGAQVANVRTDIDQPAAIANRSANSYQATLAQPLFRADRWFQYQAAKDVNEQAALQLSATEQNLILQTAENYFNVLRSQDNLASTKAEEAAFKRQLDQSNERFDVGLSDKTDVLQSQASYDTARANRIVAQRQVDDAFEALITLTNRQYNSIQGIVHTLPILPPAPNDAKAWVDTAAKQNLNLLASNYAVSAAEETLKQRKAGHAPTVDAVAKYEKGDNDAFGFSNPNAFGQSYGGPVEQTTLALQLNIPIYSGGLTSSQVRQSYSQLDQTEQQRESLRRQVVENTRNLHRAVNTDVEQVQARKQSIISNQSAVEATEIGYQVGTRNIVDVLDAQRQLYTSVRNYNNTRYDYILDNLRLKQAAGTLNPGDLQDLKRYLKADYNPDKDFLPPDLAKAAAEQLKARP; encoded by the coding sequence ATGCTGCGCAAACTTTCACTGGCCCTTGCCGTGTCTTGTGCTTCCAATGGAATGGCCTGGGCAGCAGAAGCGCCCTTATCGACCAAGACCGATCTGGTCAGCGTCTACCAGGAAGCGGTGGACAACAACGCCGACCTGGCCGCTGCCCGCGCCCAGTACGGCGCGCAGAAAGAAGTCGTGCCCCAGGCCCGCGCCGGCCTGCTGCCGAATATCTCGGGCGGCGCCCAGGTGGCCAATGTGCGCACCGACATCGATCAACCGGCGGCCATTGCCAACCGCAGCGCCAATTCCTATCAGGCAACATTGGCTCAGCCGCTGTTTCGCGCTGATCGCTGGTTCCAGTACCAGGCCGCCAAGGACGTCAATGAACAGGCCGCGCTGCAACTCTCCGCGACCGAGCAAAACCTGATTCTGCAAACCGCTGAAAACTACTTCAACGTTCTGCGCAGCCAGGACAACCTGGCCTCGACCAAGGCTGAGGAAGCGGCGTTCAAACGCCAACTCGATCAATCCAATGAACGCTTCGACGTCGGCCTGTCGGACAAGACCGACGTGCTGCAATCCCAGGCCAGTTACGACACGGCACGGGCCAACCGGATCGTTGCCCAGCGCCAGGTCGATGATGCGTTTGAAGCGTTGATCACCCTGACCAACCGTCAGTACAACTCGATTCAGGGCATCGTCCACACCTTGCCGATCCTGCCGCCGGCCCCCAACGATGCCAAGGCCTGGGTCGACACCGCCGCCAAACAGAACCTGAATCTGCTGGCCAGCAACTACGCGGTCAGCGCCGCCGAAGAAACGCTCAAGCAGCGCAAGGCCGGTCACGCGCCGACGGTGGATGCGGTGGCCAAGTATGAGAAAGGCGACAACGACGCTTTTGGTTTCAGTAACCCGAATGCCTTCGGTCAGTCTTATGGTGGCCCTGTCGAGCAAACGACGCTGGCCTTGCAGTTGAACATCCCGATCTACAGCGGTGGGCTGACCAGTTCGCAGGTCCGCCAGTCGTACTCGCAACTCGACCAGACCGAACAACAGCGTGAGAGCCTTCGTCGGCAAGTGGTGGAAAACACCCGCAACCTGCACCGCGCGGTGAACACCGATGTGGAACAGGTGCAGGCCCGCAAGCAGTCGATCATCTCCAACCAGAGCGCGGTGGAAGCCACCGAAATCGGTTATCAGGTCGGCACGCGCAACATCGTCGATGTGCTGGATGCCCAACGTCAGCTGTACACCTCGGTGCGCAACTACAACAACACCCGCTACGACTACATCCTCGACAACCTGCGCCTGAAGCAGGCCGCCGGCACGTTGAACCCGGGGGACTTGCAGGATCTGAAGCGCTACCTCAAGGCCGACTACAACCCGGACAAGGACTTCCTGCCGCCGGATCTGGCCAAGGCTGCGGCAGAGCAGCTCAAAGCCCGGCCTTGA
- the thiC gene encoding phosphomethylpyrimidine synthase ThiC, which produces MTIKLKNTTNLSDSAQVDQQSVQPFTRSQKIYVQGSRPDILVPMREISLDVTPTDFGGEINAPVVVYDTSGPYTDPNVIIDVRKGLADVRSPWIEARGDTERLPGLSSNFGKERLADPELTKLRFAHVNNPRRAKAGGNVTQMHYARQGIITPEMEFVAIRENMKLEVARAAGLLDQQHAGHSFGASVPKIITPEFVREEIARGRAIIPANINHTELEPMIIGRNFLVKINGNIGNSALGSSIEEEVAKLTWGIRWGADNIMDLSTGKHIHETREWIIRNSPVPIGTVPIYQALEKVGGAAEDLTWELFRDTLIEQAEQGVDYFTIHAGVLLRYVPLTAKRVTGIVSRGGSIMAKWCLAHHKENFAYTHFEEICEIMKAYDVSFSLGDGLRPGSIADANDAAQFGELETLGELTKIAWKHDVQTMIEGPGHVPMQLIKENMDKQLECCDEAPFYTLGPLTTDIAPGYDHITSGIGAAMIGWFGCAMLCYVTPKEHLGLPNKDDVKTGIITYKIAAHAADLAKGHPGAQIRDNALSKARFEFRWEDQFNLGLDPDTARSYHDETLPKDSAKVAHFCSMCGPKFCSMKITQEVREYAANQRIETIDAEVAKGLAEQAERFKQEGSQLYKKV; this is translated from the coding sequence ATGACGATAAAACTAAAAAACACTACGAACCTGAGTGATTCGGCCCAAGTCGATCAACAATCGGTTCAGCCGTTTACCCGTTCGCAAAAAATCTATGTCCAGGGCTCTCGTCCGGACATCCTCGTGCCGATGCGCGAAATCAGCCTCGATGTGACGCCGACCGACTTTGGCGGCGAGATCAACGCTCCGGTCGTCGTGTACGACACCTCGGGCCCGTACACCGATCCCAACGTCATCATTGACGTACGCAAAGGCCTCGCTGATGTGCGTTCGCCGTGGATCGAAGCCCGTGGCGACACCGAGCGCCTGCCAGGCTTGAGCTCGAACTTCGGCAAGGAGCGCCTTGCCGATCCGGAGCTGACCAAGCTGCGCTTCGCCCATGTGAACAACCCGCGTCGCGCCAAGGCCGGCGGCAATGTCACCCAGATGCACTACGCGCGCCAGGGCATCATTACGCCCGAGATGGAATTCGTTGCCATCCGCGAAAACATGAAGCTCGAAGTGGCTCGCGCCGCCGGCCTGCTGGATCAGCAGCACGCCGGGCACAGCTTCGGCGCCAGCGTGCCGAAAATCATCACCCCTGAATTTGTCCGTGAAGAGATCGCCCGCGGTCGCGCGATCATTCCGGCCAACATCAACCACACCGAACTGGAACCGATGATCATCGGCCGTAACTTCCTGGTGAAGATCAACGGCAACATCGGCAACAGCGCTTTGGGTTCGTCCATCGAAGAAGAAGTGGCGAAACTGACCTGGGGCATTCGCTGGGGCGCGGACAACATCATGGACTTGTCCACCGGCAAGCACATTCACGAAACCCGCGAGTGGATCATCCGCAACTCGCCGGTGCCGATCGGTACCGTGCCGATTTACCAGGCGCTGGAGAAAGTCGGCGGTGCCGCCGAAGACCTGACCTGGGAGCTGTTCCGCGACACGCTGATCGAACAGGCCGAGCAGGGCGTCGACTACTTCACCATCCACGCCGGCGTATTGCTGCGCTATGTGCCGCTGACCGCCAAGCGCGTGACCGGCATCGTTTCCCGTGGCGGTTCGATCATGGCCAAGTGGTGCCTGGCGCACCACAAGGAAAACTTCGCCTACACGCATTTCGAAGAGATCTGCGAAATCATGAAGGCCTACGACGTCAGCTTCTCGCTGGGCGATGGCTTGCGTCCGGGTTCGATTGCCGACGCCAACGATGCCGCGCAGTTCGGTGAGCTGGAAACGCTTGGCGAGCTGACCAAGATCGCCTGGAAACACGACGTGCAAACCATGATCGAAGGCCCTGGCCACGTGCCGATGCAGCTGATCAAAGAGAACATGGACAAGCAGCTCGAGTGCTGCGACGAGGCACCGTTCTACACCCTCGGCCCGCTGACTACCGACATCGCGCCGGGCTACGACCACATCACCTCCGGTATCGGGGCGGCGATGATCGGCTGGTTCGGCTGCGCGATGCTTTGCTACGTGACGCCGAAGGAACACTTGGGCCTGCCGAACAAGGATGACGTGAAGACCGGGATCATCACCTACAAGATCGCCGCGCATGCCGCCGATCTGGCGAAGGGGCATCCGGGTGCACAGATCCGCGACAATGCCTTGAGCAAGGCGCGGTTCGAATTCCGTTGGGAAGACCAGTTCAACCTCGGCCTTGATCCGGACACCGCGCGTTCGTATCACGATGAAACCCTGCCGAAGGATTCGGCCAAGGTCGCGCATTTCTGCTCCATGTGCGGGCCGAAATTCTGCTCGATGAAAATCACCCAGGAAGTGCGTGAATACGCGGCCAACCAGCGGATCGAAACGATCGACGCCGAAGTCGCCAAGGGACTGGCGGAACAGGCGGAGCGGTTCAAGCAGGAAGGCAGTCAGCTGTACAAGAAGGTTTGA
- the cytX gene encoding putative hydroxymethylpyrimidine transporter CytX, with protein sequence MSIQPSTYSPDIAVPTDKRVFGGRDLFSLWFSLGIGLMVLQTGALLAPGLGLSGSLLAIFLGTLVGVLLLAAVGVIGSDTGLSSMAALKLSLGAKGASLPAVLNLLQLIGWGSFEIIVMRDAASLLGARAFSEGSLFSSPLLWTLFFGALATLLAVSGPLTFVRQILRKWGIWLLLAACIWLTWNLFAKADLAVLWAQAGDGSMPFAVGFDIAIAMPLSWLPLIADYSRFGKRAKNVFGGTAIGFFIGNFWLMSLGVAYTLAFAPSGEVNALLLALAGAGLGIPLLLILLDESENAFADIHSAAVSSGILLRLKVEHLALAIGVVCTLIALLAPLAQYQNFLLLIGSVFAPLFGVVLVDHFILRKRSAQVASAALRWPALLAWLGGVSTYHLLANLYPDIGATLPSLILAGLLQLVLGRAFSYGRETARA encoded by the coding sequence TTGAGCATTCAACCCAGCACTTATTCCCCCGATATCGCGGTGCCGACCGACAAACGCGTCTTCGGCGGCCGCGATCTGTTTTCCCTGTGGTTCTCCCTCGGCATCGGCCTGATGGTTTTGCAGACCGGCGCATTGCTCGCACCGGGCCTGGGCCTGTCCGGCTCCTTGCTGGCGATCTTCCTCGGCACGCTGGTCGGCGTTCTGCTGCTGGCCGCGGTCGGCGTGATTGGCAGCGACACCGGCCTGTCATCGATGGCCGCACTCAAGCTCAGCCTCGGTGCGAAAGGCGCGAGCCTTCCGGCGGTGCTGAACCTGCTGCAACTGATCGGGTGGGGCTCGTTCGAAATCATCGTCATGCGCGACGCGGCCAGCCTGCTCGGCGCCCGTGCGTTCAGCGAAGGCAGTCTGTTCTCCAGTCCGCTGCTCTGGACCCTGTTCTTCGGTGCATTGGCAACCTTGCTGGCCGTCAGCGGTCCGCTGACGTTCGTACGGCAGATCCTGCGCAAGTGGGGCATCTGGCTGTTGCTGGCGGCGTGCATCTGGCTGACCTGGAACCTGTTCGCCAAAGCCGATCTGGCTGTGTTGTGGGCGCAGGCCGGTGACGGTTCGATGCCGTTCGCCGTGGGCTTCGACATTGCTATCGCGATGCCGTTGTCGTGGCTGCCGCTGATTGCCGACTACTCGCGTTTCGGCAAGCGTGCGAAGAATGTCTTCGGCGGCACGGCGATTGGTTTCTTTATCGGTAATTTCTGGCTGATGAGCCTGGGCGTGGCCTACACCCTGGCGTTCGCGCCGAGCGGTGAAGTGAATGCCTTGCTGCTGGCCTTGGCGGGCGCGGGCCTGGGGATTCCGCTGCTGCTGATTCTGCTCGATGAGTCGGAAAATGCCTTTGCCGACATTCACTCGGCGGCCGTTTCCAGCGGGATTCTGTTGCGCTTGAAAGTCGAGCACCTGGCGTTGGCCATCGGCGTGGTCTGCACCCTGATCGCCTTGCTGGCACCATTGGCTCAGTACCAGAACTTCCTGTTATTGATCGGCTCGGTGTTTGCGCCGCTGTTCGGCGTGGTGCTGGTGGATCACTTCATCTTGCGCAAGCGCTCGGCTCAAGTGGCGTCAGCCGCATTGCGCTGGCCGGCGTTGCTCGCCTGGTTGGGCGGGGTGAGCACGTATCACTTGCTGGCCAATCTGTATCCGGACATCGGCGCAACCCTGCCGTCGTTGATTCTGGCAGGGCTGCTTCAGCTGGTGCTGGGTCGGGCCTTCAGTTACGGCCGGGAAACAGCTCGGGCTTGA
- a CDS encoding RsiV family protein: protein MSLFKIASVTAIALTLGACQSLFQPNYRAPLETTRDATETLKPGCTTPECPLVNIDTLRFPAEPQLDGIVEKRLLQMTRTSPEAPAAPTLAAYRDEFLRTAGPRYSSYLQAKVREQHDGLVIVEFSSYLDTGGAHGTPGRSFINYSRQQHKVLTLSDMLVPGQEEAFWKAAQVAHNSWLISTKLDQEPEFVKQWPFQKTQNVALTYGGVILKYEVSTIAPYALGHVELKIPYPRLNGILKPELFPGRN, encoded by the coding sequence ATGTCGCTTTTTAAAATCGCCTCCGTGACCGCAATCGCCCTGACCCTGGGCGCTTGCCAGAGTCTGTTCCAGCCCAACTACCGGGCGCCGCTGGAAACTACCCGCGACGCGACCGAAACGCTGAAACCAGGCTGCACCACACCCGAGTGCCCGCTGGTGAACATCGATACGCTGCGTTTTCCCGCCGAACCCCAGCTTGACGGCATCGTCGAAAAACGCCTGCTGCAAATGACCCGCACCTCGCCTGAGGCTCCTGCCGCGCCTACGCTGGCGGCGTATCGCGATGAATTCTTGCGCACCGCCGGCCCGCGCTACAGCAGTTACCTGCAAGCGAAAGTACGCGAGCAGCATGACGGCTTGGTGATCGTTGAATTTTCCAGCTACCTGGACACCGGCGGCGCGCATGGCACGCCGGGCCGCAGCTTCATCAACTATTCGCGCCAGCAGCATAAAGTGCTGACCTTGTCGGACATGTTGGTGCCGGGGCAGGAAGAGGCGTTCTGGAAAGCGGCGCAGGTTGCACACAACAGCTGGCTGATCAGCACCAAGCTCGATCAGGAACCGGAATTCGTGAAGCAGTGGCCGTTCCAGAAAACCCAGAACGTGGCGCTGACCTACGGCGGGGTGATCCTCAAGTACGAAGTGAGCACCATCGCGCCTTACGCGCTGGGCCACGTCGAACTGAAGATCCCCTACCCACGCCTGAACGGCATTCTCAAGCCCGAGCTGTTTCCCGGCCGTAACTGA